The proteins below are encoded in one region of Fibrella aestuarina BUZ 2:
- a CDS encoding 3-hydroxyacyl-CoA dehydrogenase/enoyl-CoA hydratase family protein, with product MEATLAKPQTQTKNRNIRRVAVLGSGIMGSRIAAHFANIGVDVLLLDIVPREPNAAEAAKGLTTDSPAVRNRPVNDAWQTMLKATPASLYTPKFADRVKLGNFDDNLKDIATYDWVIEVVVERLDIKRSLYERVEQFRKPGTLITSNTSGIPMHLLVEGRSDDFRRHFCGTHFFNPPRYLRLLEIIPGPETDPAIIDFLMSYGDLYLGKTTVLAKDTPGFIANRLGIHSLIQTIRVSEEMGLSVEEVDKLTGPVVGRPKSGTFRLSDVVGLDTTVNVASNLVKLEYDESHKAFELPSTMQKLSDNKWLGDKTGQGFYKKVKDEKGKSVILALNLKTFEYEPSQKVKFATLDSTKAVESLRKRFPILLAGTDKAGEFYRRTFADGFQYATNRIPEVADELYKIDEAIKAGFGWQMGLFETWDAIGAQAGIDMMEKLDRKPAQWVYDMVASGATSFYKTEGGKKQYYDIPSKAYKTIPGTESFIILESLSDNVIWKNAGSAIYDLGDGIINLEFRSKMNTFGAEVIEGLNKAISLAEKDFRGLVIGNESSEAFSAGANLATLFMFALEQEYDEINLMIAGFQQAMMRARYSAIPVVGAPHSLALGGGCELNLHCDRVVAHSETYMGLVEVGVGLIPAGGGTKEMAARCSDLYQTGDPELNILQSAFMNIATAKVSTSAQEAREMNYLLPSAQIVLNRSRQIAEAKQVAIELAENGYTQPKQRTDIKVQGKTGIALFRAGVTAMKMGRFISEHDEKIANKLAYVICGGDLSSPQLVSEKYLLDLEREAFLSLTGEKKTLERIQSLLQGGKPLRN from the coding sequence ATGGAAGCAACACTTGCAAAACCACAAACCCAGACGAAAAACCGCAATATCCGGCGCGTAGCTGTGCTGGGTTCTGGCATTATGGGCTCACGCATTGCCGCGCACTTCGCCAACATTGGCGTCGACGTACTGCTGCTCGACATCGTCCCGCGTGAACCCAACGCCGCCGAAGCCGCCAAAGGCCTCACCACCGACAGCCCCGCCGTACGCAACCGGCCCGTCAACGACGCCTGGCAAACGATGCTTAAGGCCACGCCAGCCTCGCTCTACACGCCCAAATTCGCCGATCGGGTCAAGCTCGGCAACTTCGACGATAACCTCAAAGACATCGCTACCTACGACTGGGTGATCGAGGTGGTGGTGGAACGGCTCGACATCAAGCGCTCCCTGTACGAGCGGGTGGAGCAGTTCCGCAAGCCAGGTACGTTGATTACGTCCAACACGTCGGGCATTCCGATGCATTTGCTGGTGGAAGGCCGGTCCGACGATTTCAGGCGGCATTTCTGCGGTACGCACTTCTTTAACCCACCGCGCTACCTACGCCTGCTCGAAATCATCCCCGGCCCCGAGACCGACCCCGCCATCATCGATTTTCTGATGAGCTACGGCGATCTGTATCTGGGCAAAACCACCGTGCTGGCCAAAGACACGCCGGGCTTCATTGCCAACCGATTGGGCATTCACTCGCTGATCCAGACGATCCGGGTGTCCGAAGAGATGGGCCTGAGCGTGGAAGAAGTCGATAAGCTGACCGGGCCGGTGGTGGGGCGGCCCAAGTCAGGTACGTTCCGGCTGTCGGATGTGGTGGGGCTGGACACGACCGTCAACGTGGCGAGCAACCTGGTGAAGCTCGAGTACGACGAGTCGCACAAGGCGTTTGAACTGCCCTCGACCATGCAGAAACTGAGCGACAACAAGTGGCTCGGCGACAAAACGGGGCAGGGTTTTTATAAGAAAGTCAAAGACGAAAAGGGGAAGTCGGTCATTCTGGCCCTGAACCTCAAAACGTTTGAGTATGAGCCGTCGCAGAAGGTAAAATTCGCGACGCTCGACAGCACCAAGGCGGTCGAAAGCCTGCGGAAACGTTTCCCGATTCTGCTGGCCGGTACCGATAAAGCGGGTGAGTTTTACCGCCGCACGTTTGCCGACGGCTTCCAGTATGCCACCAACCGCATCCCCGAAGTCGCCGACGAACTGTACAAGATCGACGAGGCCATCAAAGCGGGCTTTGGCTGGCAGATGGGCCTGTTCGAGACGTGGGATGCCATTGGCGCGCAGGCCGGTATCGACATGATGGAGAAACTCGACCGGAAGCCCGCGCAGTGGGTGTACGACATGGTCGCCAGCGGCGCTACGAGTTTCTACAAGACCGAAGGAGGTAAAAAACAGTACTACGACATCCCGTCGAAGGCGTACAAGACCATCCCCGGCACCGAGTCGTTTATCATTCTGGAAAGCCTGAGCGATAACGTTATCTGGAAAAACGCGGGTTCAGCCATTTACGATCTCGGCGACGGCATCATCAACCTCGAATTCCGCTCGAAGATGAATACGTTTGGGGCGGAGGTGATCGAGGGACTCAACAAAGCCATTTCGCTGGCCGAAAAGGATTTCCGGGGCTTGGTCATCGGCAATGAGTCGTCGGAGGCCTTCTCGGCGGGTGCCAACCTGGCCACGCTGTTCATGTTTGCCCTGGAGCAGGAATACGACGAAATCAACCTGATGATTGCCGGTTTCCAGCAGGCCATGATGCGGGCGCGCTATTCGGCGATTCCGGTGGTGGGCGCACCGCACTCCCTGGCGCTGGGTGGCGGCTGCGAACTCAACCTCCACTGCGACCGCGTCGTGGCACACTCAGAAACATACATGGGTCTTGTGGAGGTCGGTGTGGGGCTGATCCCGGCCGGGGGCGGCACCAAAGAAATGGCTGCGCGTTGCTCGGACCTGTACCAGACCGGCGACCCCGAACTGAACATCCTGCAATCGGCCTTCATGAACATCGCCACGGCGAAAGTGTCGACGTCGGCACAGGAGGCCCGCGAGATGAACTACCTGCTTCCGTCGGCGCAGATCGTGCTGAACCGGAGCCGCCAGATTGCCGAGGCCAAGCAGGTCGCCATCGAGCTCGCCGAAAACGGGTATACGCAACCCAAGCAACGCACCGACATTAAGGTGCAGGGTAAGACGGGTATTGCCTTATTCCGGGCGGGTGTGACGGCCATGAAGATGGGGCGCTTCATCTCGGAGCACGACGAGAAGATTGCCAACAAATTAGCCTATGTGATCTGCGGTGGCGACCTCAGCAGCCCGCAACTGGTGTCGGAGAAATACCTCCTCGATCTGGAGCGCGAAGCCTTCCTATCGCTCACCGGCGAGAAGAAGACCCTGGAACGCATCCAAAGCCTGCTGCAAGGCGGCAAACCCCTGCGAAATTAA